The following proteins are encoded in a genomic region of Poecilia reticulata strain Guanapo linkage group LG11, Guppy_female_1.0+MT, whole genome shotgun sequence:
- the LOC103473029 gene encoding free fatty acid receptor 3-like: MLCNQLLLSVYILTFLMGVPANILSFITLCRKVCRKAAPIDVLLLNLTISDLIFLAFLPFKMKEAYDGLTWLLPYPLCPLTGFIFYVTIYNSTLLLTAVSVERYLGVAFPLRYAVCRRPRYAVWACFTFWLVTSCNLSIVYVMPYSQWSYGGSASPPTTCYLNFSEADLSILLRVRLELFLVLFCVPFVISCFCYVNFILILSRLPNISRRRRLRCIGLAFGTLAVFTICFGPYNASHVVGFVHGDSQEWRNLALMSSTLNACLDPFIFYLSSAAVRGAINRCFRSVTAKMHILGCGGPPQRKPQSGERFRAEAPP; this comes from the coding sequence ATGTTGTGCAACCAACTGCTGCTCTCCGTCTACATCCTCACCTTCCTGATGGGGGTTCCCGCCAACATCCTGTCCTTCATCACCCTCTGCAGGAAGGTGTGTCGCAAGGCGGCGCCCATCGACGTCCTCCTCCTCAACCTCACCATCTCGGACCTGATCTTTCTGGCCTTCCTGCCCTTCAAAATGAAGGAGGCCTACGACGGCTTGACGTGGCTGCTGCCCTACCCGCTGTGCCCGCTCACCGGCTTCATCTTCTACGTCACCATCTACAACAGCACGCTGCTGCTCACCGCCGTCAGCGTGGAGCGCTACCTGGGCGTGGCCTTCCCGCTCAGGTACGCCGTGTGCCGCCGGCCGCGCTACGCCGTCTGGGCCTGCTTCACCTTCTGGCTGGTGACGTCATGCAACCTCAGCATCGTCTACGTCATGCCGTACTCCCAGTGGAGCTACGGCGGCAGCGCCAGCCCTCCCACCACCTGCTACCTGAACTTCTCAGAGGCCGACCTCAGCATCCTGCTGCGCGTGCGCCTGGAGCTCTTCCTCGTGCTCTTCTGCGTCCCCTTCGtcatcagctgcttctgctACGTCAACTTCATCCTCATCCTCTCCCGCCTGCCCAACATCAgccggcggcggcggctgcgGTGCATCGGCCTGGCCTTCGGGACGCTGGCGGTGTTCACCATCTGCTTCGGGCCGTACAACGCCTCCCACGTGGTGGGCTTCGTCCACGGCGACAGCCAGGAGTGGCGGAACCTGGCGCTGATGTCCAGCACCCTCAACGCCTGTCTGGACCCGTTTATCTTCTACCTGTCGTCAGCGGCGGTCCGTGGCGCTATAAACCGCTGCTTCAGGAGCGTCACGGCCAAGATGCACATCCTGGGCTGTGGAGGGCCTCCGCAACGCAAACCGCAGAGCGGGGAACGGTTCCGGGCGGAAGCTCCACCCTGA
- the LOC103473028 gene encoding free fatty acid receptor 3, whose translation MDLTVLDCVALSVYSFTFLLGLPANLLVFFVYIRKARKHGATPNVVYALNLCLANLALVAWMPVKVLETVLKDWMLPPPLCPVYTFFLYSSLYVSCLFITAVTIGRYLSIAFPIIYKRYRRARLSCYICVALWALVLVHLGLSLMAEGGAYFIGVQDEVSACYENFNATQLKILLPLRLEMAIVLFILPLIVTSFCTLRCVTLVWRSNLPPLGKRRVLAVALSTLAVFVICYAPYNSSHIVGFVQQESVKWRTTAILTSSCNVFLEPVVMLMLSPVVSRGILGRICGQQSHIRWSDGSRHRAKPTSRFANTKVPPITSAKMRTEAEVTRESQGCDGEQNKSTIFHIHV comes from the coding sequence ATGGATCTTACGGTCTTGGACTGCGTTGCTCTTTCAGTTTACAGCTTCACCTTCCTGCTGGGACTTCCTGCCAACCTGCTCGTCTTCTTCGTGTACATCCGTAAGGCTCGCAAACACGGTGCCACGCCCAACGTGGTCTACGCCCTTAACTTGTGTCTGGCCAACCTGGCACTCGTAGCCTGGATGCCCGTAAAGGTTCTAGAGACGGTGCTGAAGGACTggatgctgccaccaccctTGTGCCCAGTTTACACCTTCTTCCTCTACTCCTCTCTGTACGTCAGCTGCCTCTTCATCACCGCCGTCACGATTGGGCGATACCTCAGCATCGCCTTCCCCATCATCTACAAGAGATACCGCCGTGCCAGACTGTCCTGCTACATCTGCGTCGCCTTGTGGGCATTGGTGCTGGTGCACCTTGGGCTTAGCCTGATGGCTGAAGGCGGGGCTTATTTTATCGGTGTCCAGGATGAAGTCTCTGCCTGTTACGAAAATTTCAACGCAACGCAGCTGAAGATCCTGCTTCCCCTTCGCTTGGAGATGGCCATCGTCCTGTTCATTTTGCCTCTGATTGTGACTTCCTTTTGCACGCTGCGCTGCGTCACTCTGGTGTGGCGCTCAAATTTGCCTCCTTTGGGCAAGAGGAGAGTCCTGGCAGTGGCCCTGTCCACATTGGCCGTGTTTGTGATCTGCTATGCCCCCTACAACTCCTCGCACATCGTAGGATTTGTTCAGCAGGAAAGCGTTAAATGGAGGACAACAGCAATACTGACGAGCTCCTGCAATGTCTTCCTGGAGCCAGTGGTGATGCTGATGCTTTCACCTGTTGTGTCGAGGGGCATCCTGGGAAGAATCTGTGGCCAGCAGAGTCACATCAGGTGGAGCGATGGGAGTCGACATCGAGCAAAACCCACCAGCAGGTTTGCAAACACCAAGGTTCCACCTATAACATCTGCCAAGATGCGGACGGAGGCCGAGGTGACGAGAGAAAGTCAAGGATGCGACGGCGAACAAAACAAATCCACCATCTTTCATATCCATGTCTGA